A DNA window from Hevea brasiliensis isolate MT/VB/25A 57/8 chromosome 2, ASM3005281v1, whole genome shotgun sequence contains the following coding sequences:
- the LOC110648844 gene encoding uncharacterized protein LOC110648844: MNTRARTMLQPKKVPVKPDKGKVEKVQGNKQRDATKAATKIGQASSRERKIALQQDVDKLKKKLRYEENVHRALERAFNRPLGALPRLPPYLPAATLELLAEVAVLEEEVVRLEERVVHFRQDLYQEAVYISSSKKNVKSFADLYDLAPNKSPKPEHAKTIARNLGASTTYPISHLPSFSEDEQGKKNQLCTNSVKQNKSSSIHKAQTSRTPEKRPPVDDKLAEKHLNPQKLQIVGTAVGQGNAEARNVCTADEMLSTGDNPNKISEDILKCLSSIFFRMSSTKSRRTAENLPFLSTLVPQENGEETEYRDPYGICSQFGKRDIGPYKHLFAIEAGTINPNRTSNSLFLLHRLKFLLGKLAFVNLQKLTHQEKVAFWINIYNSCMMNAFLEYGIPESPEMIVELMQKATISVGGHLLNAITIEHFILRLPYHSKYTSSRVAKNDEMTVRSKFGLELSEPLVTFALSCGSWSSPAVRVYTASQIENELDVAKREYLQAAVGISSRKFAIPKLLDWYLLDFTKDLESLLDWICLQIPSELGKEAIKCLERGKLEPHSQIVQIMPYEFTFRYLLYTS; encoded by the exons ATGAATACGAGAGCCAGGACAATGCTGCAGCCCAAGAAAGTTCCAGTGAAGCCTGACAAA GGGAAGGTCGAAAAGGTACAGGGGAACAAGCAGAGAGATGCCACAAAAGCAGCTACAAAAATTGGGCAAGCCTCAAGCAGAGAGAGGAAAATAGCACTGCAGCAAGAT GTTGATAAACTAAAGAAGAAGCTCAGGTACGAAGAGAATGTTCACAGAGCTTTGGAGCGAGCTTTTAACAGACCTCTCGGAGCTCTCCCTCGCCTTCCTCCTTATCTGCCTGCAGCT ACGCTAGAGCTTCTAGCAGAAGTAGCTGTTTTGGAAGAGGAGGTTGTTCGGCTTGAAGAACGGGTGGTGCATTTTAGGCAGGACTTATATCAAGAAGCTGTCTACATTTCAAGCTCTAAGAAAAATGTGAAAAGTTTTGCAGATTTATATGACCTGGCCCCAAATAAAAGTCCCAAACCAGAACATGCCAAAACAATAGCACGAAATTTAGGGGCATCCACCACATACCCAATCAGTCATTTGCCCTCTTTTTCTG AGGATGAACAAGGGAAAAAGAATCAATTGTGTACTAATTCTGTGAAGCAGAACAAGAGTTCCTCAATCCATAAAGCTCAAACAAGCAGAACTCCAGAGAAAAGACCTCCTGTTGACGATAAACTGGCTGAGAAGcatttaaatcctcagaaattacAG ATAGTAGGTACAGCGGTTGGCCAAGGAAATGCAGAAGCAAGAAATGTTTGTACTGCAGATGAAATGTTATCGACGGGTGACAACCCAAACAAGATTTCTGAGGATATTTTGAAATGTTTGTCAAGCATTTTCTTTCGAATGAGCTCAACAAAAAGTAGGCGTACTGCCGAGAATTTACCTTTCTTATCAACATTAGTGCCTCAAGAAAATGGTGAAGAAACTGAATATCGAGATCCTTATGGTATATGTTCACAATTTGGGAAGAGAGATATTGGTCCATACAAGCATTTATTTGCTATAGAAGCTGGCACAATCAATCCAAACCGAACATCAAACTCTTTATTTCTGCTTCATAGGCTAAA GTTTCTACTTGGGAAACTTGCCTTTGTCAACTTGCAGAAGCTCACCCATCAAGAGAAGGTTGCTTTCTGGATAAACATTTACAACTCCTGCATGATGAAT GCATTTCTAGAATATGGAATACCAGAAAGTCCTGAGATGATTGTTGAACTAATGCAGAAG GCAACAATAAGTGTTGGGGGACACTTGCTAAATGCAATAACTATTGAACATTTCATCCTCAGACTACCTTATCACTCAAAATAT ACCTCGTCAAGGGTTGCGAAAAATGATGAAATGACAGTGAGGAGCAAATTCGGATTGGAGTTATCTGAACCATTAGTCACATTTGCACTTTCTTGTGGAAGCTGGTCCTCACCTGCT GTGAGAGTGTACACTGCATCTCAGATTGAAAACGAACTGGATGTGGCAAAAAGAGAGTATTTGCAGGCAGCAGTTGGGATTTCAAGTAGAAAGTTTGCAATCCCAAAGTTGTTGGATTGGTATTTACTTGATTTTACAAAGGACTTGGAGTCATTGCTGGACTGGATCTGCCTTCAAATACCAAGTGAACTTGGGAAAGAAGCAATTAAGTGCCTGGAGAGAGGTAAACTTGAGCCTCATTCGCAGATTGTCCAAATTATGCCTTATGAGTTCACTTTTAGGTACCTTTTGTAcacatcataa